The Etheostoma spectabile isolate EspeVRDwgs_2016 chromosome 9, UIUC_Espe_1.0, whole genome shotgun sequence DNA segment ATCTGACAAATTAaatttccattggatcagagtatttaatccttgtctcctatataagtgcatttgcatttttgtaatgaccgttgctatttttaagattGGCACGGTATACCGTATTACCGCCCAACCTTATTGCTGTTCgttaatttttttcattaagacaCACTGAAATATATAATGTTTGTCAGTTACTTACAAATTGCACCAGCTGGGTGGTTTGTGACTCCACCCGGGAATGCTCTTCTCCTCGGTGTACGCAGCCTGGGCGAGAGCAGGCAGCGAGCTGGAGTAGAAAGCCaggggagaagaggaggggaaAGGTGGAAGTATCAACACATAGACGGTGCCAGGCTAATGGCAGCTTGCTCTCCCGGGGGATTAGCTGAGGTTTCAGGGTGACTGAGAGGACGGAAAGCTGATAGCTGGAAAGATGGACATGTTGTCTAATATTCAgtgaaaaccaaaaacaaacaggtttCATGTTCTGGACAGACATGCTGCGGAGGTGCCAAGGACTCTtgatactgtttttttcttttctttatttgagAAAACTTATTTTATTGTACCAATGTTCCCCAGGGAACTTCCTCACTTTTCAAAGAAGTTGGTATTAGGATGCTCTCACGTAGGATTCACATGCAGCGAGAGGACTAAACTAGCTGTTTGGTTAGCTCTAAACTAGCTTAGAGCTAACCAAACATGTAATCACCGCtaacttgtgttttcatttttttttactaatgaattgtcctgtttttttcattttttcttcttttctttttgtttcttcttgtatttatatactaaatgctactatcctatgtcttttttttcttgtaactTGGattgcagatggaaattagccttcgggctacaatctggctcACTTACGGGTACTGTTGTgcatgttcatcaatgtgcattgtcctgaattaataaaataaaataataaaaataaagcaatgCCCCAACATACAAACATGGATTTGTAGCAGGTTTTCAGTATAGTGAGTTCACTGTATAATCTACTGAATAGAATATACTCTACAAAAGTCAGAATGCAATGCATTCTTACATATGCTTGAGGCACAAGATTAACATTACACATCACAGATTTAGtaatttctctcttttcttttttcagcacCCCTATCccttaacacacatacacatacccGAATCTTTCCCCATGAAAAACGAAACAAAAAGATTAAAGACGAACATGCGGCACCCTTTCTTTATGAATCAAAGTGGAGGTGTTATCCCACGCCTGGATAGTTTTAATGCTGGCGCCATGTATTCGGGCCACGGACCACTCCATAGAAACTATTTTAAGAAGTCAAGTTAAGATGCcaggttaaccctcatgttgtcctcgggtcaaatggacccgttttcctatttcattgttctttttaattacccaaaataacatgattgattcNNNNNNNNNNcacacaacgctctttggcaagcacaaatctctactttcattaattttggggcatcttattcaatgttatagcattttaaaaaaaacattgaagtggttttgaaatagtattgagtaaaagttgacatattNNNNNNNNNNattatcatcaacatccattcctttaatgttagtctcaataattcctaatttctactattctaactcaaacattaggtataatttcctataagaGGTGTATTGACCATtacttccaaaaataactgtaaaactaaagtcaataagttggtgttacgtagtgttgaaaacgtcaaaaaaaagtgacaaacattgaaaaaaatgggacaaaaatgtaagaaaaagttaaaaacattgacaaaaaacataaattaaagtgttaattttcaattttgacaggaagacaacacaagggttaaggcatGTGGCTGATGCCATCTCAAGGCCAACTCCTGCTGCTAACAggtgttttaacaaaaaataacttaaCTTTCCAAAAATTACCTGGATGATCGGCACTGTGAGGCCCATAAAGCAGGCGCACTAGAGACCTAGAAAAACAGGGGGTGGGNNNNNNNNNNAACAAACACTCCAGCAAGTTAGTTGAAAGTCATTTTATTGAACAGAAGAAATAACTCTAAATGAGTGTGTTAAACTGTGGTTCTTCGTATTAAAGCATTGAAGCTCATCATTAATAAAGTGCACTTTCAGTTTAGATCTAGATGGAGACTCTGgattcctctcctccttccctcACACCGATCCCAGCTCTCCTAGGTAGAACACTATCACAGTAAGGTATATCTGACCAAGTGCAACGACTGAGCGTTCCAGTGAGGGCGAGTGCATAATTATTAGTGGAAGATCAGCGCGTTTGAGTCTCTTTTCGCTCACGCAGGTCTAAAAATGTGTCGGACCATTCCTGCTACTTGTTCTCTATCCTGGCTCAGTTTAACCCAGAAAAACCAACCATAATATGAAAAATCTGattgaatatgtaattgaaTGATTGTAAAATAGCACAGTATTTCCTTTCATGTTATGGTCAGCGTTTGCCATGAGtgtctttacattttaaagatcttcactttaaaaaaatatttgtcctATTTCCAGAAGTGTTTCTCTACATAATATGTACAGCTGTAtctttacaaagaaaataatgctCTGTTAAAGACTGTTGCATGGTCGGTATCGACTCCAGTTTGGCACGTATTCCTCGTGACTTCACCCGGTAACAAACAAAATGGAAGAGACAGCAGAAACCACTGCATTCAAAACTCAGAGTTTCACTATTTTCACCTTAAATTCAGCCTTTTCtgaagagacagacacaaagctGGCAAATGAATCCTATTCCTCCCTCTTATTTAGAGTGAGATGCATTTGAAATGGTATTTCTGCTGATGTGCAGCAAATAGGAATGGCATTCACATGAAAACACGTAGTTTGATGACACACTATTCCACAGGGCAGGagccaaagagaaaaaaaacatctacagcACAAGGGACATCATGTAAATCAACATTGAGGCTTAAATGGGACTCCTATGGGATTTAGGATTCCAATGTGCTACGTGTGACACGCACAATTTACAGCATCAAAGTCAGAGACAAACCAAGAGAAACCTACGTAGCTGTAGTTCAGCATGGgaatgaaaagagaaagaaaagagaatgcTGGGTAAGGTTATAAGAACAAAATGGAGGAAAGAACGCCGAGCTAAGCTATCATCCTAGCAGGTAGTGTGCATTGCACGTGGTGAAGAGGGGGGGGGCCTTTACCTTGAAGATTACAACCACACGGCACTGGGGAAAGAAATCAGCTACTAAGAAACATCTACTATTATTAACATTTAACTGTACTTCATATTAGTGTCACTGGGAACTCCCACACTGGATACCTTCCTCTTGTTGCACTATTTTCACATTGGGCAGTTCAGGGTTGGGTCTCACTTGCATCATGTTAACATGTCTTATCTTATTTAATATGCAAACctttaacaattaaaaatgtaaccgATATTCTTTTCAGCTGTCCTTTAAAGCTGGGATAGGCAGTTTTCTGGAAATGGGAAATAAAGGAAAACACCAGAATTTGAAAGTCCAGCCCTCCTCCTTCAGCCTGGCTGTCCCCCATGAGCATGGGCaaacaaacgcacagacatacaGTAGCCTGTGCCAGTACTAGTCTTTCATTTCAATCCTCCCCATAGGAATTGTGATTTTGATGCCGTTATATAGTGGCAACCCTATGAGAGTAACTGCCGTTTACTTTGCAGACTTGTGGGTCTGTGAAGCCCTTTGAGATGACACACTGTGATTTGAGGCTCCAGCTAACTTCATGAATATGAACTTCCATGAGTTTTAGCAGAAGGCTAAACTATTAGCAACATTTTCTCACCATCTTCGAAATGCTTTGACAATATTCACATgcgttttgttgtgttttttttatcattatggCTTGCTTTGCCGTGTAGATAGCTGTTGCCAATGCTGGAACTTTATCTGCAGGTTCTTCTGCCATTGAATCAGGCTTTCACCATCTGAAGTGCCGTGCACATGCACCTGCATGTGTAGAACAGCCACTAGGAACAccctctctctgaaatgaccaaAGTCTTTCGTCCCTGGCTAGGTTCATCTTAAGCCAGAAAACAAGGCCAATAGTAGGTGCACAAGTCTAGTTTTACCTCAGACCACTTGACTTGCAATATTAAAAGACTCTTGGAGAATCTTTGCCCAATGACGCAAAACAAACTGCCTACCCCAGCTTTAAGTTGTGTATTACATACACCGTGTCCTTCACACAGAGCTCAGACAAAAGGGtcttaacatacagtacaaagcTCTCAAAAGAGCCATATCACACATTAACCTTCACTATCTACCAGTCTACACTACACATAACAGAAATAAATATGTTAAGTACAATAAATATGGGTTTTCTATCTGAATGAAACGTATAAAGATTCAGCTGATTGGAATGGAGATCCATCTGACAGAAACCAGCAGGATTTCCTTCTGTGTGTAGTGTTAGAGCACGTGGCTCGCTTGGATTAAGTGTTGATCGTATCTGATTGTCTGACGTGAGTTAAAGCAGACAGCGGCTCACGGGCGGGTTCTCCATGGGACAAACCACCTCTGTATGGTCAACAATTACAGCAGAAGTTAAGGTGGTTTATTTATTAGCTTGGGAGTAGGCCTGCACGTAAATTGTTATACAATTGCGATCTcgattcaatttaatttttaacaattttttgtttttttaaatgactttgactgtcatttaattttacgagccaactgcatcacaaacgctactactgtcttctgtgagttttaaacttagactgtataaaataggttttaaagtgttcccgagcgctgcaatgctctcacTTCTCTTCGAGTCACAGgattgtggtgatgcgcaatgtgctataggtgccaaataaaatctgtttggtagtgccaatttgttgtttcttcatGGTTCATGCGTGCAATAAACATAACactttgtgaaaacaaaaaccgtggcagagaatcgtgatataaattctaagctaaaaCATTGTGATCGTGCAGGCCCACTTGTGAGTGCTCTCTAAATAGTGCTCAGATATTGCTTCTAAACCATCGAAAATGCATGAAATCTAGCCATTATACAGTGTTTGTCTCCAACTTGATTCTCTTCTCATGCATCTGCTAGGGACAGGAACATATCAACGGACTGAACAGTGATGGGGAAATAGCCCTAATGAAAGGAACTAAACAGGGGTGACGCATCATGGAAGAAGAccttatatacatataaatcattTCAACAATTTCTGACAGCAGTCTGTGTTGCATCAGACTCTTCAACCCCACCTCGTATCTGGTGGAGAATCACATCTGCAGGCTCCTCCCACCAGTCTACACTGTGCGTGGGACTCCACAGACACCTTTTTTGTCATGCtgttgagcttttttttttgctttcgtTTTTAAAGTGCAGTCCAGATGCAGGTGACTAAAAGGCAAGAAACAAGTTACATGGAGAGAAAGATGAAGCACAGCTAAAGCCAGAGGTCGGGGATGGGACAGAGGATTGGCACGAGGTCGGAACAGGATGGGATGGGGGATGGGAACAGGATGGGATGGAGATGGCAGGAGTCTGGGTCTGTTAGgctgaaggtaaaaaaaaaaaaaggtcttgtCCTATTTTAGTCTTCTGCTGTGTCCCTGATCCAGGTCCAGTCACTCCCTGGACTGGTAGAAGAGGATGTATCCTGACTCAGAGTTCTTGGAGATGTCTGAGGTAAGCCCGTAAAACTCCTCGATGGCCTGGGCATCGATTTTCTGCACAACACAAGCAAGATGCTGCTTACTGAAGGTAAAGAACAACAGTGAATGCACATGTACAGCAAAACAGTCAAGTGACGCACCTCCACAATGTCGTCGTCAAACAGCAGCCAGAAGCCGTGACTCTTCACGATGGTGATGTAATGGCCTCGGTTTGGGCCGCTGATGAAACAGAGGCAAACAGTGAGTCTCTGTTGTAAACACGCTGCAAACCCAAAACTCCCACACTGTACTACATCTGTCTCAGCTTCCTGCAGGAGCCGCTGAAGTCATGCGTGCAACAGAAATGCACAACACCGATGTTCATCGTCATTTAATTAGGATTTCAATAATTCGTAAATGTTTAAGAAAGATtcacaacatttacattttggggGAATTTGCTTCACAATTTGCCCTAAAAGTGATTGTGATGTCACATTTATGTTAAAAGGTATTCTTCAACTTTCCAAGTGATTCTGAGACTCCGGCCAAGGTCCTCAACACTCACGCTGCTGTTTCTGAAGGAATAGTTTTTGAGAGACAGGCTTATTCGCTTTCTTGCCTAAAGTCTTGTCCCCACAGTGAGAATATTTCCAATGAACATGctaatatttttcatttctaaCGTGAACTGCTGTGTCTCGTATTTCATGGAAAAGTCCTCACACTTGGAGGACATTGGCTTCCAAACTAGTTGTGATTCCCTACGATCATCTTGTTCGTACACATCTTTAACTCATATTTATGGTAGGAGACTTCCACCCTTCAGCAGATGAATGTGTCAAACTCTGCatacacatcatcatcattctgCAGTGAAGCTCAAACAATCAACAATGAGTCAAACATGAGGACTTCACCGTACAGACacgagtggtattgatcttctcatctaattctTCGCAAGAAAGGGCACTTtcccaaaatgcaaaactattgTCTTAATATTATATAGAATAAAGTGACGGGATCCAGCAAGAATCAATGAGCCCTATGTTACAGTCAGAGGACCACCAGCCAAAACATGTTTCTTATGGAGCTCATCTAATGTGAAGTCAGATCAGTGAGTCTGCAGAAGGTTGAGGGAATGAAAAGTTGAACCCTTACACTACGATATATCTTTACATAGCTAGTTGGTCATCAAGTGCCACCGCACTACAACTCGTATTAAGGTCTTTTATTGTGGACTGGTATTTGGCAGGCCGTACCTGCCGCAGTGAACCACCACAGCTACTAGATCGTACATGCGATCCAGGTTGACCGCATCCCCGGACGTGTTGAACAGACGAAGTTCTAGGGGGAACACCACCCGGTAGGACAGCTTGGTGTAGCGGTGCAGCTGCTCCATGTACTTGAACCTCTTCAGGTGTAGTGCCAGGATCATGGGAAGCTTCTTGACGCGCATCCTGCAGAAAAGCATACATGCTCAGAAACGTGTATGGTGACACATGACAGTGGTGTTGAGCTCAGGGCTTTACTGACCGTTTCTGTGCTTCCTGCTTGCTGCAGCATGCCTCACAGTAGTATTTGTATTCACTGCACAACGTCTCTGTGTTACTGAAGTCCCTGGAGGGGAGAGCACGCCACAGGACGGCTTGGTTATTCAATCTCATTCTCACCAAAGGGCCTTCTGACTAGGACTGAACGTGTAATAAATCAAGTCTACCTGAGGCAGTGTGTTATTGACGTGTTCTGCTCCACATCCACAGAAAGATCCAGAAAATCTTCATCTTTGCTGCTtacctgtcagagagagagagagagagagagagaccataACATAACTAAACTGGGGGTTTTCTCTGACTGAGCCAGTGACGATAGGCCTGCTGTGCTGTGACATAACACCCTGCCtgtccacccacccacacccacacccacacacgtcTTTGAAATGCTGATTTGTACTGAGTAGCTTTTGTCTCTGCGCACTAGAGTGGCGTGGTGTCGGCAGGGGTAGTTCTGGGCAACCCCTCCCACTCCTCGCCCTCAAAATTATGAGGACAAAAGCCCCGGCCAGCCTTGACGTACAGTGGGTGGCCGGAAGCCCTCCGGGTGTGTTCAGcgctttgtcttttgtcttgttGCATCTCTACAAAAGGCTAATCCCTTTCCCAGACTTATGCAGGACAGATCTGTTTTTCCAGGGTGACACCGAGCCGGGGATGGTTAACAACGTTAAATATACTGCTCCCTAACAAACACTCAATGGGCGAATAAAGGTGAGCCACACGCACCGTTTCACAGTTGAGGCAGCGGGTCTCATTGGTCAGTGTGCCTTGGAAGATATCGTGAACCCATGTGGGCTCTGTCTTGTTCTCCGTCTCGGTCTCCGTGGTGACGGCAGTGCCATTGTTCTTGAGGCGCCCGTTCTGCTTTTCCTGCTTCTTCTCCTCCTGCAGGATGTCGGCCACCGTGTTCAGCAGGTAGTTGAGGAATTCGTGGGCATCCTGTTGCATGTAGTTGTCGAACAGATCTGTAGTAAGACGCAGAGATGAAGTAAGGGGAGATAACTCATAGAGGGGAAATGATTTGGATGTCCCAGGCAAGTGTTTTGGCCACTGATCTTGATTCCAGCCATTTCATAAGGATTATCTGAATTAAATATTTCTGTACATAGTAATTCTGCACACTTAGTTCTGCATGAGGCCTATATCAAAATCTGTCAAAGTTACTTTTTGTTAGACCGCTGAATAGCTTCGTGTCAAGCAACATATGGCCTAAATCACAGCTTCCCTTTAAGGAGAAAGTTTGACATTATGGAAAATACGCTTTTTTGCTTTGTGACAGAGTaagatgagaagatcgatacTACTCTCATGGCACTGTTTAAGATAAGGCTACAGCCAGCGgccgattagcttagcttagcataaagactagaaagAAGCGGAAAcagttagcctggctctgttGGGGAACAAAATGTACATAGCAGCACCTTTAAAGTAGAGATGGTCCACACAAAACGCCACAGAACTTCCTTTAATTATCCAGTTTGGCAGTCAgtcataacagaaaaagaaaataaactattttaacgtagattttctttagaggtttattacgtggtattgatcggtgcataaactccagtacttccagATACCAGTGATTTAGGCAGCATCGGAGGCGATGCTGATGCTGGTATCGGTATATCtcgaaacactttttaacacgtgATATCTCGCTGGGATCAGTAACTTCCTGGAGTCTTTGCTGGTTGTCTAGCAACTACTCCCAGCCAAGTAACAGGCTCTTTAAGACATATTTTGCTGATTCATAACCTCCGGCGCTGTGTCATGGCaatgtgggcagtgtgtttagaCTCCAGCACACAAAGCCCCGGGTAGCAGGGGTCTGATCAAATCCACCAGATGATGCGAAACGCGTCTGAGATCCGGCGGATAAAGGTAGACCTCCGCTGCCCAGAGCTCAGTGGCATCCACTGGCGCAAAGGAGGGAACACttgcccacacaaagatgactCCGAGCTGGTTCAAAATCTCCCAATTATCGTCCTTTGTTTCCTTGATTTTACATGTTGGTTTTTGTACGCAGTACATAAGCCAGATACAAGGTGTTAATTACTCggcagattttgttaccttAAGATAGAACTAGGCTagctcccccctcctcctcggTTCTAGTCTTTGGCctgagctaagctaactggctgctttAATGATTTGCTAATTGCTAATGACGTCTACAGTACTGCACATcatgtaaataaaatcaaaaggcTATATTGATTATAACAACATCCATACGCACTTCTGTTTTGACAGATATGTATGTGAAAGTTAAAAAATCTAACAAGTTAGGATTGGGGGATTGgaaggtgggggtggggggtgggtaGCTGACCAAAGCTGGATCCCAACAGAGATTGCATTGTTCATTCACATAAAGAGCTTCCTCAATATGGACAGCAGAGAACAGTCGGTCTCTGTCAGCTCCACTATGTGAATGACCTTAGCTCCAACATGCACCTGCCCTTCACCTCCAGTATTCAGACTACACTACAGCCAGCACTGCAActcacacacaatacaaaaccaCACATCTCCACTCTCCGACTGTTTACATGTCTGTGGAGAAAACAAGAAGACTAAATAGAAAGGCTACTTTGGATGGCATGTAAAGTTCATGGAGActtgggctgcaactaacgattcttttaaaataatcataaacaggtctataaaatgtcaaaaaattgtgaaaaatgtcaatcagtgttttccaagatgacatcctcaaataTCTGGtttgtcaagaaaaaaaagaaaaagaaaaaaaagaaaaaaaaatctcattttagAAGCTGGAATCTGAGAATTTTGTActtcttttttgaaaaaaatgcctgattaattgattatcaaaatagttctAGCGGGAGCCTTTGGAtcacagaatgctgtgtggactagccagaccctcctccgcagtgctgtggaggaaggtctggcaatgcgagactatgtCCACACAGACTTCTGTTGGCGGACTATGTGAAGAGTTTTGATAATGTGACTTCAGTTTGGACCAATGCATGTTAGCAATCCTACATGTCTTCCACTGAACCGGGACTGGGCTCTCACCATTCTCTTTCCGTAGGCGGGAGATGAACTTCTTGGGCGGGATGACGCccactttcttcttctgtgtggCAATGGAGTGGAAGAGGTCAGCCAGGCATGTGAGCAggttctccttcttcttctgctggGCTTTGTAAGCCAACACATTCTCCCGGAAAGGCCGGCAGAAGTAGAGAGCCTGGAGCACCGAGTTACAGTAGCATGTGTTTCCAAACTGAGGAAGGGAGGGGCAGGGGCAAAGATGAGAACAGAAAAGGGGGGTTCAGTCCATTTATTAAGAGACTGATTGTTAATTGAGCTGGTGGAAGAATACAGATaaggcctgcatgattaatcattataaaatcccaatctcgattcaccctgttcacaatttcatttttaaataacttaacaaaaaaaaaaaaaaaatctatgtttggtactgccaatttgttttgttatggtcaaaaaaatcattgcagagaattgtgatatcaattcaactcaattcaaAGAAGCTTTATTAGCATGACTATAGTGACATACGGTATTGCCAAAGCTCATAAACAGGGAGACATTGATCACATTTACATCAACAACTTCAATTCTAtcgatatcaattctaagcaaaacaATCGTGATTCAGATTTTTCCcagaattgtgcaggcctaacaCAGATGTGACCAATTGTTTTTATCCATCTGGCGGAGACAGCATCTGGGGGTGTTTATGTGATATGATatattaagaaaacaaaacatcccTATATTGGCCAACAGTCTTACCTTTAGTGCTAGCTATTCAGCAGAGGACGTGACTCACCCGAGTCCCATGGCAGtgtgttttgaaaaatgacacCAGGGTTTCTTTGGCAGTGCCCTTTGTTAATGTATGAGAGAATTTAGTGATAGTcactaggggtgtgcaaaaaatcaatttgtatttgaatagaattccaaaaatcgattcataatttattttattgtatgtctactgcaatcacatgatagaAACTGTATTGatccaaggggaaattcaaggtcccagaAACTTAcagacttcacacacaacatagAACAGAACAgggtgttaaaataacaaacaaatccacatgaataatatggatatgagcgcgcgcacacgcgcacacgcacacacgcacacacgcacacacgcaatcagaattgtgacattttctgaatggtACACCCCTAATACTCACATTGACCAATCCAAAGTAGTGTTCATTGATAGGAAATTGCTCCGGGCCGATGTCTTTCTCCAGAGCAG contains these protein-coding regions:
- the usp46 gene encoding ubiquitin carboxyl-terminal hydrolase 46 → MTVRNIASICNMGTNASALEKDIGPEQFPINEHYFGLVNFGNTCYCNSVLQALYFCRPFRENVLAYKAQQKKKENLLTCLADLFHSIATQKKKVGVIPPKKFISRLRKENDLFDNYMQQDAHEFLNYLLNTVADILQEEKKQEKQNGRLKNNGTAVTTETETENKTEPTWVHDIFQGTLTNETRCLNCETVSSKDEDFLDLSVDVEQNTSITHCLRDFSNTETLCSEYKYYCEACCSKQEAQKRMRVKKLPMILALHLKRFKYMEQLHRYTKLSYRVVFPLELRLFNTSGDAVNLDRMYDLVAVVVHCGSGPNRGHYITIVKSHGFWLLFDDDIVEKIDAQAIEEFYGLTSDISKNSESGYILFYQSRE